A region of the Peptococcaceae bacterium genome:
GCATCAACCGTGAAAACTGCGCCGAATGCGGAAAATGCCTGGAACTGTGCCGCTTTGCCGCCATCAGTAATGATTACGCCATAGACAACATTGCCTGCGAGGGCTGCGGCGTGTGCGCTTACTTTTGCCCGGCAGGGGCCATCGACCTGAAAGACAACCTGTGCGGGCACATCTTCGTATCCCGGACCCCCCACGGCCCGATGGTTCACGCCAGGCTGGATATAGCCGAAGAAAACTCCGGAAAACTTGTCAGCCAGGTGAGAACCCAGGCCCGCGCGCTGGCATATGCGGAAAAGCGCAGCGCTGTCATTGTGGACGGACCGCCGGGCACAGGCTGCCCGGTCATCGCTTCCATTTCCGGCGCCAGCACGGTCCTGGTAGTGACCGAACCGACAGTGTCGGGAATACACGACCTGGAAAGAGTACTGGAACTGGCCAGGCATTTCCGCATCCCGGCCATTGTCTGCATCAACAAATGGGACATCAACCCCGGCATCTCTGCATCAATAACGAACAAATGTGAGCAAATCGAAGCAAGAGTAGTGGGTCAAATACCCTATGACGGCGCCGTAACCAGGGCCCAGGTCCAGGGAATTAGCGTTCTGGAATACGACCCCGGTTCCCCGGCGTCATTAGAACTGCAAAAGTTAGGTAAAGTGGTTGAATCGTTATTAAATCAGTAAACCGGCATAAACATGAAAAAGGAGAGAAAAAAAATGATCATCGCCCTGCCTGTTATAAACAACCAGCTCTGCATGCATTTTGGACACTGCGAGGTTTTTGCCTTCTATGAAGTGGATGAAAAAGAAAAAAGAATAATTAAGAAAACCTTTCTCACCCCGCCTCCTCACCAGCCCGGAGTGCTTCCCCCATGGATCAAAAGCCAGGGCAGCAACCTGGTTATTACCGGGGGAATGGGGCGCCGGGCCCAGGACCTTTTTGAAGAAGCGGGAATAAAAATAATCATCGGCGCTCCCGCAGCCAGCCCCGATGAAATCGTCCAAAGTTATCTCAACAATACGCTGCAAACCGGCAAGAATGTCTGCGACCATTAATCTATATTATTTTTACGCTCTGTTTCTTCCCCGCAGCGGGGACACCTCACCAAATCGTGACCGTGACCGTGCCTTCCGAAAGGCGGGCCAAACCTGTAACCGCAGGCTTCGCATTTCAGCCACTGGTCGGCCAGGCGGTAATTTCCGCCTTCAATGCGAATGGCCTTGCCGTTTATGACGGCATCGGCCAGCTTGGCCCTGGCCGTGGTCAGGATCCTTTGAAAAGTCGGCCTGGAGATGTTCATCCTTTCGGCGCCTTCTTCCTGCTCCAGTCCTTCCAGGTCCTTCAGTCGTATGGCTTCAACTTCTTCCAGACCTAAAACCAGTTCTTCCAACTGCCACTTTGGGACCCCGGCCGGCTTAAAATAAGTGACCTGCGGTTCATATTCAACGCGTCGCCATTTTGGAGGCCTTGGCATGCAAACCCCTCTCTTTCGTGGTTATACTATTTTGACATTATCGTCGTCACGCAGGGATCTGACGATGTAATCCAGGATGGCTCTCTGCAAAGCTCCTGCCCCCAGGTTGGAACAATGCGCTTTGGTTTCCGGAAGACCGCCCAAGTAATGGAGTATGTCTTCATCGGTTATCTCGCAGGCTTCATCAATGGTTTTGCCGTTCGCCAGTTCGGTCATGGCGCTGCCGCAGGCAACGGCAGCCGGGCAGCCTGCAATCTTGAATTTGATGTC
Encoded here:
- a CDS encoding DUF134 domain-containing protein, yielding MPRPPKWRRVEYEPQVTYFKPAGVPKWQLEELVLGLEEVEAIRLKDLEGLEQEEGAERMNISRPTFQRILTTARAKLADAVINGKAIRIEGGNYRLADQWLKCEACGYRFGPPFGRHGHGHDLVRCPRCGEETERKNNID
- a CDS encoding NifB/NifX family molybdenum-iron cluster-binding protein, coding for MIIALPVINNQLCMHFGHCEVFAFYEVDEKEKRIIKKTFLTPPPHQPGVLPPWIKSQGSNLVITGGMGRRAQDLFEEAGIKIIIGAPAASPDEIVQSYLNNTLQTGKNVCDH
- a CDS encoding iron-sulfur cluster assembly scaffold protein — protein: MYNEKILDHFLNPRNLGEMDDPDGVGTMGDPSCGDYIKVFLRVKEDRIVDIKFKIAGCPAAVACGSAMTELANGKTIDEACEITDEDILHYLGGLPETKAHCSNLGAGALQRAILDYIVRSLRDDDNVKIV
- a CDS encoding (4Fe-4S)-binding protein, with product MLKELVVISGKGGTGKTSIVAALASLLNNKVLADCDVDAADLHLVLQPQILEKKEFWSGKTASINRENCAECGKCLELCRFAAISNDYAIDNIACEGCGVCAYFCPAGAIDLKDNLCGHIFVSRTPHGPMVHARLDIAEENSGKLVSQVRTQARALAYAEKRSAVIVDGPPGTGCPVIASISGASTVLVVTEPTVSGIHDLERVLELARHFRIPAIVCINKWDINPGISASITNKCEQIEARVVGQIPYDGAVTRAQVQGISVLEYDPGSPASLELQKLGKVVESLLNQ